The Vibrio rhizosphaerae genome contains the following window.
AAATATTGATAGTGTCTCTATCATTATCGGGTGAACATTTATCAAATGTAATGGATTAATTCCGAGTGAAATACACCGAACACAGCTTAATATCCATCCCCAAGATACAACCGCCAGATGAAGCTGTAACCGCCACATTCTTTCTGATAGAATCAGCAACCTCAACAGAACATGTGGTATTGAGAGATGTCAGAAAACCGAACAGCAAACGCACAGAAGAAAGTTATCGTCGGCATGTCCGGCGGCGTTGATTCATCCGTATCAGCTTACCTTCTCCAGCAACAGGGCTATCAAGTAGAAGGCCTGTTCATGAAAAACTGGGAAGAAGACGATCATGAGGAATATTGTACCGCAGCCGAAGATTTGGCTGATGCGCAAGCGGTTTGCGACAAATTAGGCATCTACCTTCATACCATCAATTTTGCGGCCGAATACTGGGATAATGTATTCGAATATTTTCTTGCCGAATATAAAGCGGGAAGAACACCAAATCCCGATATTCTGTGTAACAAAGAAATCAAGTTCAAAGCCTTTTTGGAGTTTGCTGAAGAGATTCTGGATGCCGACTATATTGCTATGGGACATTACGTCCGTCGGACTTTTCCATCGGGTCATGACAAACCGCAAATGTTAAGGGGCTTAGACAGCAATAAAGATCAGAGCTACTTCCTCTATACACTCAGCCATGAACAGATTGCCAAAAGCCTGTTTCCGGTCGGAGAGTTAGAAAAACCGCAAGTTCGTCAGATTGCTGAAGAACAAGGTTTGATTACGGCGAAGAAAAAAGACTCAACCGGCATTTGTTTCATCGGTGAGCGAAAATTTACCGATTTCTTATCGCGTTATCTTCCTGCGCAACCGGGTAAGATTGAAACGCCGGAAGGCAAAGTGATCGGTGAGCATCAAGGGTTGATGTATCATACTCTCGGCCAGCGTAAAGGACTGCATATCGGGGGGCTGAAAAACAGCAACGAACAACCTTGGTATGTGGCAGAAAAAGATTTACAACGCAATGTTTTGATCGCGGTACAAGGGTCGGATCATCCGCTCTTAAAATCTGAAGGGTTGATCGCCTCACAACTTCACTGGGTGGATCGTCTCATGCCGGAGCATCCGTTCAAGTGCACCGTGAAAACCCGCTACCGACAAACGGATATCCCATGTACGATTGTCCCGGCTAAAGATGGTAAACTGAAAGTCCTGTTTGATGAGCCTCAAATCGCTGTTACACCGGGACAGTCCGCTGTATTCTATCTCGGTGATATCTGCCTCGGCGGCGGGATCATCGAAACAAGAATTCCATACACTGTATTATAAAATTCAGGAGTTTTACGTGGCGAACACAAACTATGACCGTACAATCGCTTTTGCAGGCATTTGTCAGGCAGCATTTCTGGTCCAACAGGTTGCGAAAAATGGTTACTGTGATTCTGATGCCTTTGAAACTTCAATCAAAGCGATTCTAAACATGAATCCGGCCAGTACCATTGATGTGTTCGGACGTGAAGGGAATCTCAAGGTCGGGTTCGAATGCCTGACAAACGGGCTGGACAGCACGCCATCCGGTAGTGAACTGACACGCTATATTATTAGTCTGATGGCGTTAGAGCGTAAGTTGAACAGTCGCCGGGACGCCATGTCCCAGCTTGGAGACCGCCTTGAAATGCTTGAACGTCAGTCTACTCATTTTGAGCTTCTGGATGAACAAATGATGAGTAATATTGCGAGTGTTTATCTCGATGTCATCAGTCCGATCGGTCCACGCATCCAAGTGACAGGTACACCATCCGTATTACAACAAACCTCAAATCAACATAAAGTCCGCGCTTTGCTGTTGGCCGGGATCAGAAGTGCCGTTTTATGGCGTCAAGTCGGCGGCAAGCGCCGTCATCTTATTTTTGGTCGGAAGAAAATGGTCGAACAGGCTAGTATTCTTTTAGCTCGAATTTAAAAATATCGCGCGAATCAGGCGAACAAGATTCACTCTCAAATCTAACTCAATATCAATATTCAGGAGAAAAACATGGAACTGTCAGCACTGACTGCTGTTTCACCGGTAGATGGCCGTTACGGAAGTAAAACGATTGCGTTACGCAGTATCTTTAGTGAATATGGCCTCCTAAAGTATCGGACCATCGTTGAAGTCCGTTGGTTACAGAAGCTATCCAGCACCCCCGGCATTCAAGAAGTCCCTGCCTTCAGTCAAGAAGCAAATAACATTCTGAATGAGATTGCAGCCAACTTCAGTGAAGCGGATGCAGAGAGAATCAAAGAGATTGAGCGCACAACCAACCATGACGTCAAAGCGGTTGAGTACTTCCTGAAAGAAAAAGTGTCGGCCCACCCTGAATTGAATGCGGTCAGCGAGTTTATACACTTCGCATGTACGTCTGAAGATATTAACAACACCTCTCATGCTCTGATGCTCAAAGAAGCCAGAGAGACAGTGATTCTCCCTGAAATTCGTAAGATCATCGATGCAATTCGCGCGCTGGCAGCAGAGTATCGTGATATTCCGCTTCTGTCTCGTACTCATGGTCAACCAGCCTCTCCAAGTACCATGGGGAAAGAGATGGCCAATGTGGCCTACCGGATGGAACGTCAATATCAACAAATTGCCAATGTTGAAATTTTAGCCAAAATCAATGGTGCCGTCGGCAACTATAACGCGCATTTATCAGCTTACCCTGAATTAGACTGGCACCAGTTCAGTGAGTCGTTCATTACCGAGTCTCTTGGGGTGACATGGAATCCATACACAACCCAGATCGAGCCGCACGACTATATTGCAGAACTGTTTGATGCGATTGCTCGTTTCAACACCATCTTGATTGATTTTGATCGTGATGTCTGGGGTTATATCGCTCTGGGCCACTTCAAACAAAAAACCATCGCGGGTGAAATTGGTTCGTCAACCATGCCACATAAAGTCAACCCGATTGATTTTGAAAACTCAGAAGGCAACCTTGGATTAGCCAATGCGGTGTTCTCTCATTTAGCACAAAAACTACCGATTTCTCGCTGGCAGCGTGATTTAACCGATTCGACTGTACTACGTAACCTTGGTGTTGGTGTTGGTTATGCCATGATTGCCTATAGCTCGACCTTGAAAGGTATCAGTAAGCTTGAAGTCAACCGCGCAGCTTTACTGGCTGAATTAGATCAGAACTGGGAAGTTTTGGCAGAACCCGTTCAGACCGTGATGCGCCGTTACGGTATCGAGAAGCCTTATGAAAAACTCAAAGAACTGACTCGTGGTAAACGTGTCGACGGAGAAGCAATGCGTCAGTTTATCGAAGGGCTGGCGATCCCCGAAGCGGAAAAAGCACGTCTGAAACAGATGACGCCAGCAAGTTATATCGGTCAGGCAATTGAACTTACCGACAAACTTTAAGCATGCGTTTCTTGGTTTGACGTTTTTTAGCTTGATGTTGGTTAACTTGACAGTAAAAAGGCTTCCGTTCGGAAGCCTTTTTTGATCTTTGCAGTCAGCTTTATATTACAGTTGACGTAATGCGGTAATTCTCTTCTCTAGCGGAGGGTGACTCATTAAGAGCTCAGTCAAAGAGCGTTTTCCAT
Protein-coding sequences here:
- the mnmA gene encoding tRNA 2-thiouridine(34) synthase MnmA — its product is MSENRTANAQKKVIVGMSGGVDSSVSAYLLQQQGYQVEGLFMKNWEEDDHEEYCTAAEDLADAQAVCDKLGIYLHTINFAAEYWDNVFEYFLAEYKAGRTPNPDILCNKEIKFKAFLEFAEEILDADYIAMGHYVRRTFPSGHDKPQMLRGLDSNKDQSYFLYTLSHEQIAKSLFPVGELEKPQVRQIAEEQGLITAKKKDSTGICFIGERKFTDFLSRYLPAQPGKIETPEGKVIGEHQGLMYHTLGQRKGLHIGGLKNSNEQPWYVAEKDLQRNVLIAVQGSDHPLLKSEGLIASQLHWVDRLMPEHPFKCTVKTRYRQTDIPCTIVPAKDGKLKVLFDEPQIAVTPGQSAVFYLGDICLGGGIIETRIPYTVL
- the hflD gene encoding high frequency lysogenization protein HflD, translating into MANTNYDRTIAFAGICQAAFLVQQVAKNGYCDSDAFETSIKAILNMNPASTIDVFGREGNLKVGFECLTNGLDSTPSGSELTRYIISLMALERKLNSRRDAMSQLGDRLEMLERQSTHFELLDEQMMSNIASVYLDVISPIGPRIQVTGTPSVLQQTSNQHKVRALLLAGIRSAVLWRQVGGKRRHLIFGRKKMVEQASILLARI
- the purB gene encoding adenylosuccinate lyase; this encodes MELSALTAVSPVDGRYGSKTIALRSIFSEYGLLKYRTIVEVRWLQKLSSTPGIQEVPAFSQEANNILNEIAANFSEADAERIKEIERTTNHDVKAVEYFLKEKVSAHPELNAVSEFIHFACTSEDINNTSHALMLKEARETVILPEIRKIIDAIRALAAEYRDIPLLSRTHGQPASPSTMGKEMANVAYRMERQYQQIANVEILAKINGAVGNYNAHLSAYPELDWHQFSESFITESLGVTWNPYTTQIEPHDYIAELFDAIARFNTILIDFDRDVWGYIALGHFKQKTIAGEIGSSTMPHKVNPIDFENSEGNLGLANAVFSHLAQKLPISRWQRDLTDSTVLRNLGVGVGYAMIAYSSTLKGISKLEVNRAALLAELDQNWEVLAEPVQTVMRRYGIEKPYEKLKELTRGKRVDGEAMRQFIEGLAIPEAEKARLKQMTPASYIGQAIELTDKL